The Pseudomonas protegens genome contains the following window.
GCAACAGGCCGTGCACCGGACCGAACACCACGGACAGCAGGTACAGGCCGCCGGCCACCAGGACGATGGCCGGGCCGCTGGGCAACGAGTAATGGAACGACAGCAACAGGCCGAGCCACACCGACAGGCAGCCGAGCACGGCGGCGATGCCCAGCAGCCTCGGCAGGCGCCGGCTCCAGAAGCGCGCGGCGGCGGCCGGCAGCATCATCAGGCCGACCACCATCAGCGCACCGATCGCCTGGAAACCCATCACCAGATTGAGCACCACCAGGGTCAGGAACAGGCCGTGGGCCAGCGGGCCCAGGCGGCTCACGCTGTGCAGGAACAACGGGTCGAGGGTGTCCAGCAACAGGGCCTTGTAGATCAGGGCCAGGGCCAGCAGGCTGCAGGCCGAAACCAGGAGCATGGCGTTGAGGGTCGGGCCGTCCACCGCCAGGGCCGAGCCGAACAGCAGGTGCAGCAGGTCCAGGCGTTTGCCCGCCAGCCCGAGAAGCAGCACGCCGCTGGCCAGGGAAATGGGATAGATGGCGGCGATGCTGGCGTCTTCCCGCAGGCCGGTGCGGCGGGTGATCCAGGCGGCCAGCCCGGCCATGCCCAGGCCGGCGCCGAGTCCGCCGAGGGTCAGGGCCGGCAGACTGAGGCCGGCCAACCAGAAGCCCAGGGCCGCACCGGGGAGAATGCCGTGGGCCACGGCGTCGCCGATCAGGCTCATGCGCCGCAGGATCAGAAACACCCCCAGAGGCGCGATGCTGCAGGCCAGGACCAGACCGCCGAGCAGCGCCCGGCGCATGAACAGGAACTCGCTGAAGGGCTGCCAGAAATGCGCGGCGAACTGCATCAAGCCACCTGCGTCTGGACGGGCGCGGCAATCAGTTCGCGGCTCGGCGCGTAGACGCAGCCGGTGCTTCTGATCAGCAGGGCCTGGGGGATGTGCTGGCGGACCGCGGCCAGGTCATGGCAGACCAGCAGCAGGGTCCGGCCCTGGGCATGCCAGGCGTGCAGTTGCTGCCAGAGCAGGGCCTGGCCCGCTTCGTCGAGGGCGGCATGGGGTTCGTCCAGAAGCAGCAGGGGGGCGTCGGTGAGGCTCATCCGTGCCAGCAGCGCGCGCTGCAATTCGCCGCCGGACAAGGCCATCAAAGGGCGTTGTTCCAAACCGCTCAGGTGCCAGGCGGCGAGGGCGGCCTGGAGCTTGTCCCGGCGGCTTTTCGCGGGCTCGCGCTGGCCCCAGAACCCGGCGGC
Protein-coding sequences here:
- a CDS encoding metal ABC transporter permease; the protein is MQFAAHFWQPFSEFLFMRRALLGGLVLACSIAPLGVFLILRRMSLIGDAVAHGILPGAALGFWLAGLSLPALTLGGLGAGLGMAGLAAWITRRTGLREDASIAAIYPISLASGVLLLGLAGKRLDLLHLLFGSALAVDGPTLNAMLLVSACSLLALALIYKALLLDTLDPLFLHSVSRLGPLAHGLFLTLVVLNLVMGFQAIGALMVVGLMMLPAAAARFWSRRLPRLLGIAAVLGCLSVWLGLLLSFHYSLPSGPAIVLVAGGLYLLSVVFGPVHGLLHRPPLLTSP
- a CDS encoding metal ABC transporter ATP-binding protein, which translates into the protein MLRCHALLWGAPGQPLTPPLDLHLPAGSLSAVIGANGSGKSSLLKVLAGLQKPLAGKVERAIPQRGGLAFVPQQQTLDRQFPISLQELVAAGFWGQREPAKSRRDKLQAALAAWHLSGLEQRPLMALSGGELQRALLARMSLTDAPLLLLDEPHAALDEAGQALLWQQLHAWHAQGRTLLLVCHDLAAVRQHIPQALLIRSTGCVYAPSRELIAAPVQTQVA